A window from Rhinoraja longicauda isolate Sanriku21f chromosome 26, sRhiLon1.1, whole genome shotgun sequence encodes these proteins:
- the LOC144606560 gene encoding lysophosphatidic acid receptor 1-A-like: protein MNRVANGSVGRGDNNTVKWSSWLVLSLAIPQMGINVISIVCNCLVIFSTVSPRRLHKPIFILFGSLALSDLLSSVSSFWIVSLFISEPENSVYGSRELLYPYATFAISILSTAYNLVGIGVERYLAMRPRCRISRCQTWAMAIAGWLLAALFGGLPLMGWNCLDEEATSSALYRPLCIDYLVFITIPNCVVTFVSLFFTYVSIIVILKRQKCIIAAHGHVSNRYRAAETQVTRTSVIIWVMSVVSYAPFFSGVLWDAMDHSHLRDLQIHVFILRNVTGTMITLNSLVNPMVYCHRLKALGKTVGSLKCHLRKIIHVRTVKTV, encoded by the coding sequence ATGAACCGTGTGGCAAATGGGTCGGTGGGACGAGGCGACAATAACACCGTGAAATGGAGCTCCTGGCTGGTGTTGTCGCTGGCAATCCCGCAAATGGGCATCAATGTAATCTCCATCGTTTGCAACTGCCTAGTGATCTTCAGTACCGTCTCTCCAAGGCGTCTTCACAAGCCCATCTTCATTCTCTTCGGGAGCTTGGCTCTGTCTGACCTCCTCTCAAGCGTATCTTCCTTTTGGATCGTCTCGCTGTTTATCTCTGAGCCGGAGAACAGTGTGTACGGCTCGAGAGAGTTGCTCTACCCTTATGCCACATTTGCCATCTCTATCCTGTCAACCGCCTACAACCTGGTCGGCATTGGCGTGGAGCGGTATCTGGCCATGCGACCAAGGTGCAGGATATCCCGCTGCCAGACCTGGGCGATGGCCATCGCCGGCTGGCTACTGGCAGCACTTTTCGGAGGACTACCTCTGATGGGTTGGAACTGTTTGGACGAAGAGGCGACATCTTCTGCTCTTTACCGGCCCCTGTGCATCGACTACCTGGTCTTCATTACAATCCCCAACTGCGTGGTGACCTTCGTCTCTCTATTCTTCACCTACGTCTCCATCATTGTTATTTTAAAGAGGCAGAAGTGTATCATTGCAGCCCATGGTCACGTTAGCAACAGGTATAGGGCGGCCGAGACCCAGGTAACTAGAACAAGTGTGATCATTTGGGTCATGTCTGTCGTCTCTTATGCCCCGTTTTTTTCGGGAGTTCTCTGGGACGCGATGGACCACTCGCACCTCCGGGACCTTCAGATACACGTGTTTATCCTTAGAAATGTCACCGGCACAATGATAACGCTGAACTCTTTAGTTAATCCCATGGTCTATTGTCACAGGCTGAAGGCTTTGGGAAAGACTGTCGGCTCATTAAAATGTCATCTCAGAAAAATAATCCACGTGCGAACTGTGAAAACTGTCTAA